Genomic segment of Desulfuromonadaceae bacterium:
ACTGTTGTCGAAACTTATGGCGTTTTCAATGATCCCGAACTCTATTTGACCGAGCGTCACAGTTCGATATTTGAGCCCGAGATGAACCTCGTGGGAGGTCTCATCCAGCCCCTTGATGTTTTCAACTGCCGACTCACATTGCATGTACTGGATCAGGAGCGTCAGCCGCTCCGAGTAGTCGTAGCCGCAGGCAATCAGGCCGTTGAACTGGTGATTTTCAAGGACGACGTATGTGCCCGGCCAGAGATCGTTCAACCGGGTCTGGTCGTAGTGTGAGTAGGAACCGATAAGATGCAGATACCACTTCGGGGTCAGACGTTTGCCGAGCCCCAGTGAAAAACCGTAATCGATCGGGTGGTCATCGGTAAAGCCGCCAGCGGTTTCGAAACCGTAGCGTACCGAGGTTGAGAGATTCACCGCCGGGAGCAGGCCGTTGCTGCGGGTCAGTTCGTAGCTGAGCAACAGTGTGGCACCGCTGTTGTTGAAAGTGTCCGCACTGTTTTCCTCGACGGTCAGGCCGATGCGACCGATCCGGCTCTGCCCTTTCGATGCCTGGTCGCGACCGTTCTGGTGGATCGACAGGGCATCGTGAAAGCCTTGAATAAAGCTGTCCATCTGGCCGCCAAAGTAGCTGCGGTGGTCGTACGCCAGGGCGAGTGCCAGGCGGTCGTTCAGGCCGTAGCCGACTGTCATGCGGATATCGAGCAACTCGTAATCGAGATAGTAACTTTCTTCCTCGGCCCAGATGTTTGACCAGGTGGCGAGCAGAAATGTCCCCCAGCCCGGCGTGACCGAACCGGCGGCAACCGAGGGAATAACCATGCGTAGGCTCTGCAGGGGGGATTGGGAACGCATGTGCAGGATTCCGGCACCGGTGTTATCCTCGGCTGC
This window contains:
- a CDS encoding DUF3187 family protein; its protein translation is MSCSGRNVTQVVILLCLLRLIAAPPLAAEDNTGAGILHMRSQSPLQSLRMVIPSVAAGSVTPGWGTFLLATWSNIWAEEESYYLDYELLDIRMTVGYGLNDRLALALAYDHRSYFGGQMDSFIQGFHDALSIHQNGRDQASKGQSRIGRIGLTVEENSADTFNNSGATLLLSYELTRSNGLLPAVNLSTSVRYGFETAGGFTDDHPIDYGFSLGLGKRLTPKWYLHLIGSYSHYDQTRLNDLWPGTYVVLENHQFNGLIACGYDYSERLTLLIQYMQCESAVENIKGLDETSHEVHLGLKYRTVTLGQIEFGIIENAISFDNSRDFGLHFGWGYFF